A genomic window from Tolypothrix sp. PCC 7910 includes:
- a CDS encoding PAS domain-containing protein: MLEQEDVIVAGIAAVVQATLSGCDRHSYHLLKTDLALFLSMVEPYQILLVINGISESASYTSQFPLDEIFSYKVLTEPQHTEILAVCQSQQIDGIILECVAPDLGPLNLLNQLQQHLGKNCPPIVVIGSNDAELAVQALKHGAVDYLIGERITPERLRLTMDNAIANYQSQCQLEFTQEQFQSNLQQQQNQFQQIINTAPIDINIGSDTVRQILAYATSLRGEQNKSLDAVEAFLDVTESSQATTVSQQRYRELAEAMPQMVWTADATGAVNYWNQRWYEYSGLTEAQSMGLACASTIHPDERDRTLQLWSQSVIHGHPFEMEYRLRRWDGVYHWFISRGIPTRDEQGKITGWIGTITDIDEHKRLEERFCLVLKAINGLVFDWNLETNAVYRSEKLFAIIGVHPEDAPPTVDWWLDRTHPDDIARLKPQLPKLYASPQELYETEYRVRHEDGHWVDVWEQGCLVRDQQGQVIRVIGSTVDISDRKQAELQRRKAEEKLQKSEAEFRTISNAAPAFVWVCDREGNNIFFNKRWYEYTGQTAAQAQGYGWAEMLHPEDMARILPYRRQCQQTGETYEGEVRYRRHDGEYRWHAFRALPRRDTNGEIEAWYGVSIDISDSKQAEQEREQLLANERHYAQQLQGLAIASLAINSALSVPDVLQVITNQAAWIVGAHQSVISMAIDQNWSQAINAIFLSDKYAAWRDYAVTPDGTGIYNCVCHSNRPMRMTQAELEAHPQWKAFGKEADKHPPMRGWLAVPLVGRQGQNMGLIQLSDKYEGEFTEADESILVQLAQMASVAVENARLYEAEQQAREAAECANRIKDEFLAVLSHELRSPLNPILGWSRLLQIRKFDDAKTAVALATIERNAKLQTQLIDDLLDVAKILRGKLSLNIQPVNLAFVIAAAIDTVKAAAVAKSISLHPVLPNIGQVSGDAARLQQIIWNLLTNAIKFSPSGGRVDICLQQVAGLAEITVKDTGKGINPDFIPHIFESFRQEDASTTRQFGGLGLGLAIVKQLVEAHGGTIIADSPGEGLGATFTVQLPLLNVEPEPQPVETSLAQIPDLTGIRVLIVDDEPDAREMLAVMLTQYGAEAMTAKSATTALATLETFNPNLLVSDIGMPEVDGYSLMQQIRALPPERGGEITAIALTAYAGEMDSQQAIAAGFQLHLPKPVEPEVLVKAIIDLWSLGTSRT; this comes from the coding sequence GTGCTGGAGCAAGAAGATGTTATAGTCGCTGGGATCGCCGCAGTGGTGCAAGCAACGCTTTCTGGATGCGATCGCCACAGTTATCACCTCTTGAAAACTGATCTGGCACTGTTTTTGAGTATGGTAGAGCCTTATCAAATTTTGTTGGTTATCAATGGCATCTCTGAAAGTGCAAGCTACACCAGCCAGTTCCCACTGGATGAAATTTTCAGCTACAAGGTTTTAACCGAGCCGCAGCATACGGAAATTTTGGCGGTCTGCCAATCACAGCAGATTGATGGCATTATTTTAGAATGTGTTGCTCCTGATTTGGGCCCTCTCAATCTTTTAAATCAATTGCAGCAACATCTGGGCAAGAATTGTCCCCCGATTGTTGTGATTGGCAGCAATGATGCTGAGTTGGCTGTACAGGCTTTAAAACATGGAGCAGTAGATTATCTCATCGGGGAGCGGATCACCCCAGAGCGACTGCGGTTAACGATGGATAATGCGATCGCTAATTACCAATCGCAATGCCAATTAGAATTTACCCAAGAGCAGTTTCAGAGCAATTTACAACAGCAACAGAACCAATTTCAGCAGATCATCAATACGGCTCCTATTGATATTAATATTGGTTCAGATACAGTACGCCAAATATTAGCCTATGCAACTTCATTGCGAGGTGAACAAAATAAGAGCCTAGATGCAGTCGAAGCCTTTTTGGATGTAACGGAGAGTAGCCAAGCTACAACTGTTAGTCAGCAACGCTATCGCGAGTTAGCAGAAGCCATGCCCCAAATGGTGTGGACTGCTGATGCCACTGGGGCAGTAAATTACTGGAATCAGCGCTGGTACGAATACAGTGGGTTAACTGAAGCCCAATCAATGGGTTTAGCCTGCGCTAGCACCATTCACCCAGATGAGCGCGATCGCACCTTGCAACTGTGGAGCCAGTCTGTCATTCATGGTCACCCCTTCGAGATGGAATATCGGCTTCGCCGTTGGGATGGCGTTTACCACTGGTTTATTAGCCGAGGAATTCCCACCAGAGATGAGCAAGGAAAGATTACAGGTTGGATTGGCACAATTACTGATATTGATGAGCACAAGCGGTTAGAAGAGAGATTTTGTCTGGTTTTAAAGGCTATCAATGGGCTGGTTTTTGACTGGAATTTAGAAACAAACGCAGTTTACCGTTCTGAAAAATTATTCGCTATCATCGGCGTTCACCCAGAAGATGCCCCGCCTACGGTAGATTGGTGGCTCGACCGCACTCATCCCGATGATATTGCTCGGCTGAAACCGCAACTGCCCAAATTGTATGCCAGTCCCCAAGAGTTGTATGAGACGGAGTACCGCGTTCGCCATGAAGATGGACACTGGGTGGATGTTTGGGAGCAGGGTTGTTTAGTTCGAGATCAGCAGGGACAGGTTATCCGTGTAATTGGCTCAACGGTAGATATCAGCGATCGCAAACAAGCTGAGTTACAACGCCGAAAAGCAGAAGAAAAACTGCAAAAAAGCGAAGCTGAATTCCGCACAATTTCTAATGCCGCACCTGCGTTTGTTTGGGTATGCGATCGCGAAGGAAATAACATTTTCTTCAACAAACGCTGGTACGAATACACCGGGCAAACAGCAGCCCAAGCCCAAGGTTACGGCTGGGCGGAAATGTTGCACCCAGAAGATATGGCAAGGATTTTACCTTATCGGCGACAATGTCAGCAGACAGGTGAAACTTATGAAGGCGAAGTGCGCTATCGTCGTCATGATGGTGAATATCGCTGGCACGCCTTTCGCGCCTTACCCCGCCGAGATACCAACGGAGAGATTGAAGCTTGGTATGGCGTAAGTATTGATATTAGCGATAGCAAACAAGCCGAACAAGAACGCGAACAACTCCTAGCCAACGAACGGCACTATGCCCAACAGTTGCAGGGATTGGCGATCGCATCCCTGGCGATTAATTCTGCGCTTTCAGTGCCAGATGTCTTGCAAGTCATTACCAACCAAGCTGCATGGATCGTTGGCGCTCACCAATCTGTGATTAGCATGGCAATTGATCAAAACTGGTCACAGGCAATCAACGCCATTTTCCTTTCGGATAAGTACGCCGCTTGGCGAGACTATGCTGTCACACCAGATGGAACTGGCATTTATAACTGTGTATGCCACTCAAATCGCCCCATGCGGATGACTCAAGCCGAACTCGAAGCTCATCCCCAGTGGAAAGCTTTTGGTAAAGAAGCAGACAAACATCCACCCATGCGAGGCTGGTTAGCAGTGCCTTTGGTGGGGCGGCAGGGGCAGAACATGGGGTTAATTCAACTTTCCGATAAATACGAAGGAGAATTTACTGAAGCTGATGAATCAATTCTGGTGCAGCTGGCACAAATGGCATCGGTAGCAGTGGAGAATGCCCGCTTATATGAAGCAGAGCAGCAAGCGAGAGAAGCAGCGGAATGCGCCAACCGCATCAAAGATGAATTTTTAGCCGTGCTTTCCCATGAATTGCGATCGCCCCTCAACCCCATTCTCGGATGGTCAAGGTTATTGCAAATCCGTAAATTTGATGATGCTAAAACCGCTGTCGCTCTTGCCACCATTGAGCGCAATGCCAAGTTACAGACGCAATTGATTGATGATTTGCTTGATGTTGCTAAAATCTTGCGCGGCAAACTCAGCTTAAATATCCAGCCTGTCAATCTCGCCTTTGTAATTGCAGCAGCGATTGACACCGTGAAAGCAGCAGCCGTTGCTAAATCCATCTCACTTCATCCCGTCTTACCTAACATTGGGCAAGTGTCTGGTGATGCCGCCCGCCTCCAGCAAATCATCTGGAATCTGCTGACCAATGCTATTAAGTTCTCTCCCAGTGGTGGAAGAGTAGACATCTGCCTACAACAGGTAGCAGGTCTAGCAGAAATTACGGTCAAGGACACAGGTAAAGGTATCAATCCTGACTTTATTCCCCACATCTTTGAATCATTTCGCCAAGAAGATGCTTCAACCACTCGTCAATTTGGGGGGCTAGGGTTAGGGTTAGCCATTGTCAAGCAGTTAGTAGAAGCTCATGGCGGCACCATCATAGCAGACAGCCCTGGCGAAGGTTTAGGAGCAACCTTTACAGTACAATTGCCACTGCTGAATGTTGAGCCAGAACCCCAGCCTGTAGAAACATCATTAGCTCAAATTCCTGATTTAACTGGGATTCGCGTCCTCATCGTAGATGATGAACCCGATGCCCGTGAGATGTTAGCAGTAATGTTAACCCAGTATGGCGCAGAAGCCATGACTGCCAAATCTGCAACAACCGCATTGGCAACTCTAGAAACCTTCAACCCCAATTTACTAGTCAGTGATATTGGAATGCCCGAAGTCGATGGTTATTCCCTGATGCAACAGATTCGCGCTTTACCTCCCGAACGCGGAGGAGAAATTACTGCGATCGCTCTCACCGCCTATGCCGGAGAAATGGATTCTCAGCAAGCAATAGCAGCAGGCTTTCAACTACATCTCCCCAAACCCGTTGAACCAGAGGTGTTAGTCAAAGCCATTATTGATCTCTGGAGTTTAGGAACTTCCAGAACATAG
- a CDS encoding bifunctional sterol desaturase/short chain dehydrogenase encodes MNVLAQGWAEIAAQLQINWNLVNTCLQFASWGLVSLLLAEIVRDSYHALCHYVPSLGKWHNKHHMAYRRDLSVVSLKIYQESQLYNDIVESTLLVVVLTVMALLLQQWGFWLGVAYAFTFLYGASRRYFLGKIDTDYTHLPGPLETIPSVWWVNRSYHWRHHFDDVNAYYSGVFPLVDTVLGTGLSLKGKTIALTGASGALGKALTAELIKNNAKVVALTTNPEKLQTQEKLTVISWELGKEAELKAALEKVDILIINHGVNVYANRTSEAIESSYEVNTFSTLRLMDIFLTTVTGPQSKATKEIWVNTSEAEVSPALSPLYELSKRAIGDIVTLKRLDGDCIIRKLILGPFKSQLNPYGVMSAPQVARAILFLAKRDFRNIIVSINPLTYLLFPLKEVSTWLYYRIFSKKVQELS; translated from the coding sequence ATGAATGTTTTAGCACAAGGCTGGGCTGAGATTGCGGCTCAATTACAGATAAATTGGAATCTGGTAAATACCTGCTTGCAGTTTGCTAGTTGGGGATTAGTCTCGCTGTTGTTGGCGGAGATAGTAAGAGATAGCTATCATGCTTTGTGTCACTATGTCCCCTCGCTTGGTAAATGGCATAATAAGCACCACATGGCATATCGCCGCGATTTATCGGTAGTTTCTTTAAAAATTTACCAAGAGTCTCAGTTATACAATGATATTGTCGAGTCAACGCTACTGGTCGTAGTTTTGACTGTCATGGCTTTACTGCTCCAGCAATGGGGTTTTTGGCTGGGAGTAGCCTATGCTTTTACCTTCTTATATGGCGCGTCCCGGCGATATTTTCTCGGTAAAATTGATACAGATTACACCCACCTTCCTGGGCCATTAGAAACAATTCCCTCGGTTTGGTGGGTAAATCGTTCTTACCACTGGCGACATCATTTTGATGATGTTAATGCTTATTACAGTGGTGTGTTTCCTTTAGTAGATACTGTATTGGGAACGGGTTTATCTCTTAAAGGTAAAACCATTGCTTTAACTGGTGCTTCTGGTGCTTTAGGAAAAGCATTGACGGCTGAATTGATTAAAAACAATGCCAAGGTAGTAGCCTTAACTACCAATCCTGAAAAACTACAGACCCAAGAAAAGCTAACTGTAATTTCTTGGGAATTGGGTAAAGAAGCAGAGTTAAAAGCTGCTTTAGAGAAAGTTGATATTTTGATTATCAATCACGGTGTCAATGTCTACGCTAACCGCACCTCAGAAGCAATTGAGTCTTCTTATGAGGTAAATACTTTTTCTACATTGCGGTTGATGGATATATTTTTGACAACCGTTACCGGGCCACAATCCAAAGCAACTAAGGAAATTTGGGTTAACACTTCCGAAGCTGAAGTATCTCCAGCTTTAAGTCCTCTTTATGAACTCAGCAAACGCGCCATCGGAGATATTGTTACCCTCAAGCGGTTGGATGGGGATTGTATAATTCGCAAGTTAATTCTGGGGCCATTTAAGAGTCAGCTTAATCCTTATGGAGTGATGTCAGCGCCGCAAGTAGCCCGTGCGATTTTGTTTTTAGCAAAGCGGGACTTCCGCAATATTATTGTGTCCATCAATCCCCTAACATATTTGCTGTTTCCGTTGAAGGAAGTTAGCACTTGGCTTTACTACCGAATTTTTAGTAAAAAGGTTCAAGAATTGAGCTAA
- a CDS encoding DUF5682 family protein — MVTLPTAFNALQEQLLNAAEKFATDAQPLSEMLTALIQDVEKASSEPLEIFPVCHHSPSSALQMVRRLREKPPKVIYLELCEDLQNTVENLRDCKLPVALQAFAAESQHFSPKIMPLSVVAPITEASAEYQAIAFALQNPETQLVFVDRAVDFVFQWEPPDTKLAEESEEPASDEAKMHGSAVGVEVGSLVPTFDQFLSFLLRNSNTRHFSEWWDEYVETAIIGADYDTYRQVMFLIGSLMRRLGTRNKDIEIDRQRERYMWTSMKKHMAAHNIAPSEAIYICGAAHSASDVAEYSVTNNNLWEIPERTQTKWLYGLIPSSFAAIEYQFNHPAGTVSLAEATWKKNLKVTGLKGFSLNKEEKATKTKPSPVTATNSNLTAFLTRPPELAAADTEQLLQWCADIVGLARKNAYLASTADSIAIYQTSMLLAGMRNRMHPTPYDFQDAAITCLEKDRTPKKRNIYQLCQILLGGDRIGTVGYASLPPLAQDVYERLKPLGVNLLAQTNQRALMDFKQQPELLPCSDVLWRLYYLSGDTIVKPIMGDRSLGSKPIQESWEIRIGKYQRYLIMLGYEGVSIEQVLEQRLKQTAFSPQAKTSEVLKSTEDSILYARSLRLTQELGEHAISLLKQETGVSDAPQVFERVRRLVHYYRATPTGLPEWIERFVTTGYGHYATLLPQAFADRGTTPEQIAGMLNFIFTLESLALSLGCNRSQLLIGVKQSSQGLDDPAKIGLLWTTEWLLTLRKLEEIREFFNDVINNEMLIKSFPEYLNGFILSLTFAPRISKFVVELLSKLLATVPDKILLPWLPSLILKLRPHAQILQGLIKEASSNFPKNLAGFNSWVPAWSKPQPEIKEQVNRVEAASTLSENELQIREFLFNSPATTNALAKLLGIENLTWQENLETHQQHQESLSETELKTQELIKNYPATLNYFVGLLN; from the coding sequence ATGGTTACCCTCCCAACTGCATTCAACGCACTCCAAGAACAACTCCTTAACGCGGCGGAAAAATTCGCTACCGATGCTCAACCTTTAAGCGAAATGCTAACGGCTTTAATACAAGACGTAGAAAAAGCCAGCAGCGAACCTCTAGAAATTTTCCCCGTCTGTCATCATTCACCATCCTCCGCTTTACAGATGGTGCGACGGTTACGGGAAAAACCGCCGAAAGTTATCTACTTGGAACTGTGCGAAGACTTACAAAACACCGTCGAGAATTTACGCGATTGTAAATTACCCGTCGCTTTACAAGCCTTCGCTGCTGAATCTCAGCATTTTTCGCCCAAAATCATGCCGTTGAGTGTGGTTGCACCGATTACCGAAGCTTCCGCAGAATATCAAGCGATCGCATTTGCGCTACAAAATCCCGAAACTCAGCTAGTATTTGTTGATAGGGCGGTGGATTTTGTCTTTCAATGGGAACCCCCTGATACTAAACTTGCTGAAGAGTCGGAAGAACCCGCAAGCGATGAAGCCAAGATGCATGGTTCAGCGGTAGGTGTAGAAGTCGGTAGTCTCGTGCCCACTTTCGACCAATTTTTAAGCTTTTTACTCCGCAACTCCAATACTCGCCACTTTTCGGAATGGTGGGATGAATATGTAGAAACTGCAATTATCGGCGCAGATTACGACACCTACCGCCAAGTCATGTTCCTCATCGGTAGCTTGATGCGCCGCTTAGGAACCCGCAACAAAGATATCGAAATCGATCGTCAGCGCGAACGCTATATGTGGACTTCCATGAAAAAACACATGGCGGCGCATAATATTGCACCATCGGAAGCTATCTATATATGTGGTGCAGCACACTCAGCTAGCGATGTAGCAGAATACAGCGTTACTAATAATAATCTCTGGGAAATCCCGGAACGCACTCAAACCAAATGGTTATATGGTTTAATTCCTTCTAGTTTTGCGGCTATTGAATATCAATTTAATCACCCAGCAGGTACAGTATCCCTAGCAGAAGCAACTTGGAAAAAGAATCTCAAGGTGACGGGATTAAAGGGATTTTCGCTCAATAAAGAAGAGAAAGCCACTAAAACCAAACCAAGTCCTGTTACAGCGACCAATTCCAACCTTACCGCCTTTTTAACTCGTCCCCCAGAATTAGCCGCCGCCGATACGGAACAATTATTGCAATGGTGCGCTGATATTGTCGGATTAGCGCGGAAAAATGCCTATTTAGCCAGTACTGCTGACTCTATCGCCATCTATCAAACCTCAATGCTGCTAGCTGGGATGCGAAACCGAATGCACCCCACGCCTTACGATTTCCAAGATGCAGCCATAACTTGTTTAGAAAAAGACCGCACTCCCAAAAAACGCAATATTTACCAACTTTGCCAAATTTTACTCGGAGGCGATCGCATTGGGACGGTTGGTTATGCTTCTTTACCTCCCTTAGCGCAAGATGTGTACGAGAGGCTGAAACCTCTGGGAGTTAACCTACTTGCACAAACCAATCAACGCGCCTTAATGGATTTCAAACAGCAGCCGGAACTTTTACCTTGTTCCGATGTGCTGTGGCGATTGTACTATTTATCCGGTGATACGATTGTAAAACCCATTATGGGCGATCGCAGTCTTGGTTCAAAGCCGATTCAAGAATCCTGGGAAATTCGCATCGGTAAATACCAACGCTATCTAATTATGCTTGGTTATGAGGGTGTAAGCATCGAGCAAGTTTTAGAACAGCGTCTCAAACAAACAGCTTTCTCTCCCCAAGCCAAAACCAGTGAAGTTCTCAAATCCACAGAAGATAGCATTTTATACGCGCGCAGCCTTAGGCTAACGCAAGAACTCGGAGAACACGCAATTTCTCTCCTCAAACAAGAAACAGGTGTCAGCGATGCACCCCAAGTATTTGAACGCGTACGCCGCCTAGTCCATTATTACCGCGCCACACCCACAGGCTTACCCGAATGGATAGAGCGTTTTGTTACTACAGGTTACGGACATTACGCCACCTTACTACCCCAAGCCTTCGCAGATAGGGGAACCACACCCGAACAAATCGCCGGGATGCTAAATTTTATTTTCACCCTGGAAAGTTTGGCGTTATCTCTTGGTTGTAACCGCAGTCAATTATTAATCGGTGTCAAACAATCCAGCCAAGGTTTAGACGACCCCGCCAAAATCGGTTTATTGTGGACAACCGAATGGTTACTAACATTAAGAAAATTAGAGGAAATTCGGGAATTCTTCAATGATGTGATTAACAACGAAATGTTAATTAAATCTTTCCCGGAATATTTAAATGGATTTATTTTATCTCTGACATTTGCACCCAGAATTAGTAAATTTGTCGTTGAACTCCTGAGTAAATTACTTGCCACAGTTCCCGATAAAATTTTATTACCTTGGCTACCTAGCTTGATTCTTAAACTGCGACCCCATGCTCAAATTCTCCAAGGATTAATTAAAGAAGCCTCAAGTAATTTCCCCAAAAATTTAGCTGGCTTTAATAGCTGGGTTCCTGCGTGGTCAAAACCGCAACCTGAAATTAAAGAACAAGTCAATCGAGTTGAGGCTGCATCAACACTCAGCGAAAATGAGTTACAAATCCGAGAATTTCTGTTTAATTCTCCAGCCACAACCAATGCGCTAGCTAAACTACTTGGTATTGAAAATTTAACTTGGCAAGAAAATTTAGAAACACATCAACAGCATCAAGAAAGTTTATCTGAAACCGAACTCAAAACCCAAGAGTTAATTAAGAATTATCCAGCAACATTAAATTATTTTGTTGGACTACTTAATTAA
- a CDS encoding Uma2 family endonuclease has translation MSLTVEDLEKMQQQYPDYRMELVKGNVIVMSPSGYESDEVAAEMVSQLRNWVKPRKLGRITASSAGFRLPNSDLRAPDASFVLAERLRRSPKTFAQLAPDLIVEVKSPSDNVEDIRAKIQEFLSLGTTVGILLNPDEQVVEVYNVGKEVIVLHNGDVLTVPELLPGWEVPVSDLWPVEFD, from the coding sequence ATGTCACTGACAGTTGAAGATTTAGAGAAAATGCAGCAACAGTACCCCGACTATCGCATGGAATTAGTTAAAGGTAATGTTATTGTCATGAGTCCATCAGGATACGAATCAGATGAGGTTGCGGCTGAGATGGTGTCCCAGTTACGTAACTGGGTGAAACCGCGTAAGTTAGGACGAATAACAGCTTCTAGCGCTGGTTTTAGATTGCCAAACTCAGATTTGCGCGCACCCGATGCTTCGTTTGTCTTAGCTGAACGTTTGCGTCGTAGTCCCAAAACTTTTGCTCAATTGGCTCCTGATTTAATTGTTGAAGTCAAGTCCCCCAGCGATAATGTAGAGGATATCAGAGCAAAGATTCAAGAATTTCTGAGTTTGGGAACTACAGTCGGAATTTTGCTGAATCCTGATGAACAAGTTGTGGAAGTTTACAATGTGGGAAAAGAGGTAATAGTACTGCACAATGGCGATGTACTCACGGTTCCCGAATTGCTTCCAGGTTGGGAAGTACCAGTTTCCGATTTATGGCCAGTAGAATTTGATTGA
- a CDS encoding AAA family ATPase, with protein sequence MAKTKSNTTNGASKEVMLRQPAEIKYAEELEYLASIDKGTKPFSWRLSPQMVRTFVLGSTPSQKLDRQIEQKWYGDRAIAERAIVTLASDRGLLLIGDPGTGKSWLAELLAAAISGNSTYVVQGTAGTTEDQIKYSWNVAMVIAAGQSRDSLIPSPIMTAMHSGAMGRFEELTRCTSDVQDALISILSEKYISIPELKTDNVAFAQPGFNVIATANSRDRGVNELSSALKRRFNFVHMPVVTNKKQEKEIILFRTKELMNRHGFEVDVPPTLLDVLLQTFADLRETSAAASSDDQRLESALSTAEQIGVLEDAILHSRYFGATNLEAGALAKSLVGTLVRRQPEDISVMNQFWHAVVEKRSQEQKGEWEAFLEGGKQAMGLF encoded by the coding sequence ATGGCAAAGACTAAGAGTAATACTACAAATGGCGCTAGCAAAGAGGTAATGTTAAGACAGCCGGCGGAAATAAAATATGCCGAAGAGTTGGAATATTTAGCATCAATTGATAAAGGTACAAAGCCGTTTTCTTGGCGACTGTCGCCGCAAATGGTACGCACCTTTGTATTGGGAAGTACGCCATCTCAAAAGTTAGATAGGCAAATTGAGCAGAAATGGTATGGCGATCGCGCGATCGCAGAACGTGCTATTGTCACTTTAGCTTCTGACCGGGGTTTACTGTTAATTGGCGACCCAGGTACAGGTAAAAGCTGGCTAGCAGAATTACTCGCAGCCGCAATTTCTGGTAATTCAACCTATGTAGTTCAAGGAACGGCGGGAACTACAGAAGACCAAATTAAATATTCTTGGAACGTAGCGATGGTAATTGCGGCTGGTCAATCCCGCGATTCTTTGATACCCTCACCTATTATGACAGCCATGCATAGCGGTGCAATGGGTAGGTTTGAGGAATTGACGCGCTGTACTTCCGATGTCCAAGATGCACTGATATCTATACTGAGTGAAAAGTATATTTCAATTCCCGAATTAAAGACAGATAACGTAGCTTTCGCGCAACCTGGATTTAATGTCATCGCTACAGCTAACAGCCGCGACAGGGGTGTGAACGAACTTTCCTCAGCATTGAAGCGGCGGTTTAATTTCGTACATATGCCGGTGGTGACGAATAAGAAACAAGAAAAAGAAATTATCCTCTTCCGCACTAAGGAATTAATGAACCGTCACGGCTTTGAAGTCGATGTTCCGCCAACATTATTAGATGTATTATTGCAGACCTTTGCCGATTTACGCGAAACCAGCGCCGCCGCTAGTTCCGATGACCAGCGTTTAGAATCGGCGCTGTCCACAGCCGAACAAATTGGTGTGTTAGAAGATGCGATTTTACACAGCCGATATTTTGGCGCGACTAATTTAGAAGCTGGTGCGTTAGCCAAATCATTAGTCGGTACTTTAGTACGTCGTCAACCAGAAGATATTTCCGTGATGAATCAATTTTGGCACGCCGTTGTGGAGAAGCGCAGTCAAGAACAAAAAGGTGAATGGGAAGCCTTTCTCGAAGGTGGGAAACAAGCGATGGGTTTATTTTAA
- a CDS encoding VWA domain-containing protein — protein sequence MDTEQIAQRRQVVYWRLLTSMFGFSEQGANFEQMATEVVSELNLPQLILDPNISIENLLHRYPELEADFNNPIISEDDATPEVETATLRRGLVVSKLLLNAFGPNTQTGVVTAQQYAQWLKDVGFLEKALGCPPGSLRGQGPGMGKNPGQQNQGQGSSQSGGMGAGLGIGGGFTVTEEQLRATLKALEGELIHRMALHEVLKDDRLASQLTPSMALVEQLLREKANLSGNALKNAKRLIQEYVDELAQVLRLQVAQAVAGKIDYSVPPKRIFRNLDLKRTIWKNLTNWNPEEQRLFVDRLYYHHTAKKKTPTRMIVVVDQSGSMVDAMVQCTILASIFAGLPNVDVHLLAFDTRVIDLTAWVHDPFEVLLRTQLGGGTHIYAALVEAAQKILEPNNTAMVLISDFYEGGSDQVLFDYIKSLKESGLHFIPVGAVTSSGYFSVNQWFRDKLKELGTPILTGSPKKLIQELKKVIVS from the coding sequence ATGGATACAGAACAAATTGCTCAACGCCGTCAAGTTGTATACTGGCGCTTACTAACTAGTATGTTTGGCTTCAGCGAACAGGGTGCAAATTTTGAACAAATGGCGACGGAAGTTGTCAGCGAGTTAAATTTACCTCAATTAATCCTCGACCCTAATATTAGTATTGAAAACTTACTCCACCGCTATCCAGAATTAGAAGCAGATTTTAATAATCCCATCATTTCCGAAGACGACGCAACACCGGAAGTTGAAACTGCTACCCTACGCCGAGGATTAGTTGTCTCCAAATTACTCTTGAATGCTTTCGGCCCCAACACCCAAACTGGAGTTGTCACCGCGCAACAATACGCGCAATGGTTGAAAGATGTCGGCTTTTTAGAAAAAGCCTTAGGATGTCCCCCAGGAAGTTTGCGCGGACAAGGGCCAGGAATGGGGAAAAATCCCGGACAGCAAAATCAAGGACAAGGTAGCAGTCAAAGTGGCGGTATGGGTGCGGGTTTAGGTATTGGTGGCGGTTTCACCGTTACCGAAGAACAACTGCGCGCCACCCTGAAAGCTTTGGAAGGTGAATTAATTCACCGCATGGCTTTACACGAAGTCCTCAAAGATGACAGGTTAGCCAGTCAACTTACGCCATCAATGGCTTTGGTGGAACAGCTATTAAGAGAAAAAGCCAATTTATCAGGAAATGCGCTGAAAAATGCCAAACGATTAATTCAGGAATATGTAGACGAACTCGCGCAAGTACTGCGTTTACAAGTCGCGCAAGCTGTCGCTGGAAAAATTGATTATTCTGTTCCGCCGAAACGGATATTTCGCAACTTAGATTTAAAGCGGACAATTTGGAAGAATTTAACTAACTGGAACCCAGAAGAACAGAGGTTATTTGTTGATAGGTTGTATTACCACCATACAGCCAAGAAAAAAACACCAACTCGCATGATTGTAGTTGTTGACCAATCAGGTTCAATGGTGGATGCGATGGTGCAATGTACAATTCTCGCGTCAATTTTCGCCGGACTTCCGAATGTGGATGTACATTTATTGGCCTTTGATACGCGAGTCATTGATTTAACAGCTTGGGTACATGACCCCTTTGAGGTTTTATTACGAACTCAATTAGGTGGGGGGACGCATATTTATGCGGCGTTAGTGGAAGCTGCACAAAAGATTTTAGAGCCAAATAATACGGCGATGGTGTTAATTTCTGATTTTTATGAAGGTGGTAGCGACCAAGTTTTATTTGACTATATTAAATCGTTGAAGGAGTCGGGATTGCATTTTATTCCGGTGGGTGCGGTGACAAGTTCGGGATATTTCAGCGTAAATCAATGGTTTAGGGATAAGTTGAAGGAGTTGGGTACGCCGATTTTAACGGGGAGTCCGAAGAAGTTAATTCAGGAGTTAAAGAAGGTGATTGTGAGTTGA